The genomic DNA GGCAATGTTGTAGGCATATGAGAAAGCCAGGCTTGGCTTCTGCACTCCGAGGTGGATGAGTTGGAGGATGTAGTATGGAGCCCAGCAGATGAAGAAAGCCAGGCAGATGGCCACTGCCATCCGGGTCACCTTCCTGGTGCGCACCCTCAAACTCCGTGGAGGCAGTGGTGCCACACTGGTGGACATGTGTTGGAGGATCTTGAAGAATGCCAGGCAAATAATAGCCAAAGGTATAGCAAAGGCCAAGAAAAACTGGTAAAGTGTAAACCAATATGTATCAGTAACTGGATCAGGCAGAAGGAGAGCACAGGCCACCAGGCCATCTGAGAGAGGCATCAGGCCTGCATACATCCAAACAGGGATGATGGTGAGTAAGGACAGACCCCAGACCAGTCCAATAACCAGCGTGGCCACACCAGTTGTGCGGGCATACTTAAAACGGATGGGATGGACTGTAGCCAAGTAACGGTCTAGGGTCATTGCAGTGAGGATGTAGGTACTGACGATCTGGCTATTGGAGTCGAGCGCAGTGATGACCGTACACATTGTGGCTCCAAAGTGCCATGTACCATTGCCCAGCAACTGGTGGATAAGGAAAGGCATCCCAAGGAGAAACAGGAGATCAGCAAATGACAAATTTAGGATGAAGATGTCTGGGACAGTCTGCTTGGCGTGACACTTAGTCCTCTTCATGATGGTGTACATGACAATACAGTTTCCTATG from Amphiprion ocellaris isolate individual 3 ecotype Okinawa chromosome 4, ASM2253959v1, whole genome shotgun sequence includes the following:
- the mchr1a gene encoding melanin-concentrating hormone receptor 1, which codes for MDFFNDSNCSIGGANSTTVVDRTLHRSAILPVIFGVICFLGIIGNCIVMYTIMKRTKCHAKQTVPDIFILNLSFADLLFLLGMPFLIHQLLGNGTWHFGATMCTVITALDSNSQIVSTYILTAMTLDRYLATVHPIRFKYARTTGVATLVIGLVWGLSLLTIIPVWMYAGLMPLSDGLVACALLLPDPVTDTYWFTLYQFFLAFAIPLAIICLAFFKILQHMSTSVAPLPPRSLRVRTRKVTRMAVAICLAFFICWAPYYILQLIHLGVQKPSLAFSYAYNIAISMGYANSCINPFLYIILSETFKRQFLRAIRPLNRKFRVNPSNTDGGSVSVRMIPEGAQQELAYEEMLPSSAAPE